Within Spinacia oleracea cultivar Varoflay chromosome 4, BTI_SOV_V1, whole genome shotgun sequence, the genomic segment CGCGTCACATGATGGTGTGGCTGGTCCTACATGAGATGCGCTGGACATTTTGTTACTATGATATCTACTACATACACGTTTCTAAATAGTTGTattattttgactttttgcattaTTCACTTAACTTACTTTGAACGTAATTTTCTACTCATATATAAAAACAAATATTATTATAtaaaatgtttttgtttttgtctcAATTTTTTTGACAAAAAACATTTTATCCTAACTTATCTAAATCTCAAGACTGTATCCTAACTTAtctaaagaaataaaataataaaacttatGATCAAGTTTGTATTTagtttttttggtgcaaatgagtcACAAGGGCGggatcacctggaaccgggatggaagctctaaccaactgaacTATCCATCACTCTCCCCGAGTCAGTATTTAGTGACATATATGCATGTTTTGTTTCTCGATATAAGTGATGAatgtacggagtatattttaaatatatcaaaCTTTTTATAAGTGTGGCAAATacataataattattaatattgatAAACAAAGTTATGCATTGACATACATGAAAGCCAAAACGATACAACTACATTGTAATCAATCCGGTCTCATGATTCTTAGCATCAATGCTATGCATCTTTTCATCATACCCTGTTTGATTTAGTTTTGGCAACTGATCTCCTTCCTTTCTGGATTGCCCATCATTTCCAGTCTCTGTTGTTTCATTTAGTTTCTTAATAACCTCAGATAACTCTGTTTTATCAGCTTGATTTATCTCAAACTTATGCTGTTCTTCATCACCCAATCCCCTGTTTCTTAATATCTCTTTCCTCTTCCCCTTTGAATGTCTCCTTCTAACTCTCGATCCAATTCCAAACCCAGTCACAGATGATGATGATTCATCTGGGTTTCCCATCTTCATCTCTGCTTCATTCTCCTGCAATTTCTGTTCCTCCTGTTCTTCAACTTGAAAATCTGCTGTTTCATTTCCAGAATACTGTTTCTTCAAATCAACTCCACCATCTTTCACATCATTCAACTCGCTAAAAGAGTAATCATCACTGCTAAATTCTGAATAATCCCGGTTGTCATCATATTCACTGTCATCTTGTTGTTCTAGCTGGAGTTTCAGATCTTCAATTTCTGCATTTTTCATCTTTATAATGTCTTTCAAAGCAGTAACTTGAGGGGCATCTGAATCAATCCCTGCTGTTAGAAGTTgaatgttgttctttttctccTCAACTGTCAACTCTATCACCTTCCTTTCGTCGTTGAGAGATGAAATTGTTGACTCCATTTCTGACACCCTTCTATCCAGTTCCAACTTCTGGGTTCTTAGGGAATAGACTTTGTTCTTCATCTCTTCTACTTTCTTTCGAGCTTCTTCATtgaactctttctctctctgcaACAAAAGCAGATGTATATCATATATATATGAAAGCAGTCATGGGGCAGTTTACTTGAGTTTTACTGCCAGTAATCGATCTACTCTGAAGCGACATGAATTGCACTGGTATTTTCGTGTTTTCTCTTGATGGAAACATACAACAAAAGTTAAGATAGTTTTCTCTCAATACTGTACCCTAAATGAATTGCACCGGTATGCATAGTGGTATAAGTTCTACTGACAAATTTGATCTCAACGAACATGTATAGCTATTATAACAAGTTCGGGATTTCCTTAAATTAGGCGAAGAGAACAAAGTCATTAGTATTATAATGAACACTTGATATTAATAGAATTGCATGCGGAAATGCTAAAAGATTATTAGTTTTAATACTCCAtgtgtaattaattaattgtgaCTCCTCTGTGTcgttttttgttttcaattttctgttttttataaaactaaaaaccaaaatatgaaaactataAAAAGTAGTTTCTAGTTTTTTTATTGCCAGTTTTCAACACCAACGTGATTACTGTAGATATGATTATT encodes:
- the LOC110801726 gene encoding uncharacterized protein, whose amino-acid sequence is MGSSIKNNNSHNHGHSHSQRGNKPYALVLLLAFGAAILGIMVLHKLREKRIFTLLVKEKDHELLTLHLLYQREKEFNEEARKKVEEMKNKVYSLRTQKLELDRRVSEMESTISSLNDERKVIELTVEEKKNNIQLLTAGIDSDAPQVTALKDIIKMKNAEIEDLKLQLEQQDDSEYDDNRDYSEFSSDDYSFSELNDVKDGGVDLKKQYSGNETADFQVEEQEEQKLQENEAEMKMGNPDESSSSVTGFGIGSRVRRRHSKGKRKEILRNRGLGDEEQHKFEINQADKTELSEVIKKLNETTETGNDGQSRKEGDQLPKLNQTGYDEKMHSIDAKNHETGLITM